A genomic region of Tamandua tetradactyla isolate mTamTet1 chromosome 2, mTamTet1.pri, whole genome shotgun sequence contains the following coding sequences:
- the TMEM234 gene encoding LOW QUALITY PROTEIN: transmembrane protein 234 (The sequence of the model RefSeq protein was modified relative to this genomic sequence to represent the inferred CDS: deleted 2 bases in 1 codon; substituted 1 base at 1 genomic stop codon): MAASLGQVLALVLVAALWGGTQPLLKRASTGLQWVHERSWAQQLLQEMKTLFHNTEYLRPFLLNQCGSLLYYFTLTSIAVPVCNSLAICXLYNSWVFTLIVRKILGEYIGGKRAVTPVMVLTVTGITLCITSSVSKTQGQLTTL, from the exons ATGGCAGCATCTCTAGGGCAGGTGCTGGCTCTGGTGCTGGTGGCTGCTCTGTGGGGTGGCACTCAGCCGCTGCTGAAGCGGGCCTCCACTGGCCTGCAATGGGTTCATGAACGCTCCTGGGCCCAGCAATTGCTACAGGAGATGAAGACTCTCTTCCACAATACTGAGTACCTGAGGCCTTTTCTCCTCAACCAGTGTGGCTCCCTTCTTTACTACTTCACCTTGACATCAATAGCTGTGCCCGTGTGTAACTCTCTGGCCATT TGCTGATTGTATAACTCTTGGGTCTTCACACTGATTGTCAGGAAGATTCTTGGAGAATATATCGGTGGAAAACGAGCAGTCACACCTGTCATGGTGCTCACCGTGACAGGAATTACACTGTGCATCACAAGCTCAGTGAGCAAGACCCAGGGACAACTGACTACCCTTTGA